A part of Acidimicrobiales bacterium genomic DNA contains:
- a CDS encoding class II fumarate hydratase, which translates to MTQHRIERDSLGEVRVPAHAKWSAQTQRAVENFPISGYRKGRGLIAALAAVKGAAAAVNARSGVIAPDVGAAIAEAAREVVAGRWDDEFPVDVFQTGSGTSSNMNANEVLATLASERLGRPVHPNDEVNASQSSNDVYPSAIHVAAVRGLVHDLIPALEHLAGALRERQAAFAGVVKAGRTHLMDAVPVTLGQELGGYARAVELGVERLRACLPRLGELPLGGTAVGTGLNCPPGFAAAVIDAVAASLDVPLREAQDHFEAQGARDALVEASGACRTVAVSLTKIANDLRWMASGPRAGLAEIRLPSLQPGSSIMPGKVNPVLPEAVVQVACQVIGNDAAVAWGGAAGNLELNVMLPVMGRNLLESIRLLAAVSRLFADRCVSGIEADVETCRRYALSSPALVTALNPAIGYEAAASVVQQSLREGRTVREVVLDRGLLTEDEVDRALDVLGMTRGGLLA; encoded by the coding sequence ATGACGCAGCACCGGATCGAGCGGGACTCGCTGGGCGAGGTGCGGGTGCCGGCCCACGCCAAGTGGTCGGCCCAGACCCAGCGGGCCGTGGAGAACTTCCCCATCTCCGGGTACCGCAAGGGCCGCGGGCTCATCGCCGCCCTCGCCGCCGTCAAGGGCGCCGCGGCCGCGGTCAACGCCCGGTCGGGGGTGATCGCCCCCGACGTGGGCGCAGCCATCGCCGAGGCCGCCCGGGAGGTCGTCGCCGGGCGCTGGGACGACGAGTTCCCGGTCGACGTCTTCCAGACCGGCTCGGGCACCTCGTCGAACATGAACGCCAACGAGGTGCTCGCCACGCTGGCGTCGGAGCGCCTCGGGCGCCCGGTCCACCCCAACGACGAGGTGAACGCCTCGCAGTCGTCGAACGACGTGTACCCCTCGGCGATCCACGTCGCCGCCGTCCGTGGCCTGGTGCACGATCTGATCCCCGCGCTCGAGCACCTGGCCGGTGCCCTCCGCGAACGCCAGGCCGCGTTCGCCGGGGTGGTGAAGGCCGGCCGCACCCACCTGATGGACGCCGTCCCCGTCACCCTCGGCCAGGAGCTGGGGGGCTATGCCCGCGCCGTCGAGCTGGGCGTCGAGCGCCTCCGGGCCTGCCTGCCCCGGCTCGGCGAGTTGCCGCTCGGCGGCACGGCGGTCGGCACCGGGCTGAACTGCCCGCCGGGGTTCGCGGCGGCCGTGATCGATGCGGTCGCCGCGTCCCTGGACGTGCCGCTCCGCGAGGCCCAGGACCACTTCGAGGCCCAGGGTGCGCGCGATGCGCTGGTCGAGGCCAGCGGGGCGTGCCGCACCGTGGCGGTGTCGCTCACCAAGATCGCCAACGACCTCCGGTGGATGGCGTCGGGCCCACGGGCCGGCCTGGCCGAGATCCGCCTGCCGTCGCTGCAGCCGGGCAGCTCGATCATGCCGGGCAAGGTGAACCCGGTGCTCCCCGAGGCCGTCGTGCAGGTGGCCTGCCAGGTGATCGGCAACGACGCGGCCGTGGCCTGGGGGGGCGCCGCCGGGAACCTGGAGCTGAACGTGATGCTCCCCGTGATGGGGCGCAACCTGCTCGAGTCGATCCGGCTGCTGGCGGCCGTGTCGCGCCTGTTCGCCGACCGGTGCGTGTCGGGCATCGAGGCCGACGTGGAGACCTGCCGGCGCTACGCCCTGTCGTCGCCCGCCCTCGTCACGGCCCTCAACCCGGCCATCGGCTACGAGGCGGCCGCGTCGGTGGTGCAGCAGTCGCTCCGCGAGGGCCGGACGGTGCGCGAGGTGGTGCTGGATCGAGGGCTGCTCACCGAGGACGAGGTCGATCGCGCCCTCGACGTGCTGGGGATGACCCGGGGCGGGCTGCTGGCCTGA
- a CDS encoding pyridoxamine 5'-phosphate oxidase family protein: MTPEEIDAFLHGRHVMNVATLGGDGRIHLVAMWYGFLHGKPAFWTYGKSQKVVNLRRDAHVTCLLEDGVEYAELRGVELVGTARVLDRFDDVLAVGTSVAERYTGPVTDEVRPFLEAQARKRVAVVIDVEKVVSWDHAKLRGTY, encoded by the coding sequence ATGACCCCCGAGGAGATCGACGCGTTCCTCCACGGGCGCCACGTGATGAACGTGGCGACGCTCGGCGGCGACGGCCGCATCCATCTGGTGGCCATGTGGTACGGCTTCCTCCACGGCAAGCCGGCCTTCTGGACGTACGGCAAGTCGCAGAAGGTCGTGAACCTCCGCCGTGACGCCCACGTCACCTGCCTGCTCGAGGACGGCGTGGAGTACGCCGAGCTCCGCGGCGTCGAGCTGGTGGGCACGGCACGGGTGCTCGATCGGTTCGACGACGTGCTGGCGGTCGGCACGAGCGTGGCCGAGCGCTACACCGGGCCGGTCACCGACGAGGTCCGCCCCTTCCTGGAGGCGCAGGCCCGCAAGCGGGTGGCGGTGGTGATCGACGTGGAGAAGGTCGTGAGCTGGGACCACGCCAAGCTCCGCGGCACGTACTGA
- a CDS encoding dienelactone hydrolase family protein, translated as MGEIVTFPSNGGTCTGYLAVPAGGRPAPGVVVIQEWWGLVPHITDVCDRLAAEGFVALAPDLYRGETTTEPDEAAKLMMALNMEQAAKDLGGAVDRLKAHGDVDSSGGVGVIGFCMGGGLALVLAAHRSHDVTAVVPFYGVIPWPGVKPDWSRLAGRVAVLGHYAEKDAFAPPDVVEALEGELKVHGRRVDLLIYPGQDHAFFNDTRPDVYSPEASAQAWARTIDFLRSELA; from the coding sequence GTGGGCGAGATCGTGACCTTCCCGAGCAACGGCGGCACCTGCACCGGCTACCTGGCCGTCCCGGCGGGCGGGAGGCCGGCCCCGGGGGTCGTGGTGATCCAGGAGTGGTGGGGCCTCGTTCCCCACATCACCGACGTGTGCGACCGGCTCGCGGCCGAGGGGTTCGTGGCCCTGGCGCCCGACCTCTACCGGGGCGAGACCACCACCGAGCCCGACGAGGCCGCCAAGCTGATGATGGCCCTGAACATGGAGCAGGCCGCCAAGGACCTGGGTGGCGCGGTCGACCGCCTGAAGGCGCACGGCGACGTCGACTCGTCCGGCGGCGTGGGCGTGATCGGCTTCTGCATGGGCGGCGGTCTGGCCCTGGTGCTGGCCGCGCACCGCTCCCACGACGTCACCGCGGTGGTGCCGTTCTACGGGGTCATCCCCTGGCCGGGAGTCAAGCCCGACTGGTCGCGGCTCGCGGGTCGGGTGGCCGTGCTCGGCCACTACGCGGAGAAGGACGCCTTCGCCCCGCCCGACGTGGTGGAGGCCCTCGAGGGCGAGCTGAAGGTGCACGGCAGGCGGGTCGATCTGCTCATCTACCCCGGCCAGGACCACGCCTTCTTCAACGACACCCGCCCCGACGTGTACAGCCCCGAGGCGTCGGCCCAGGCCTGGGCCCGCACCATCGACTTCCTGCGGTCCGAGCTGGCCTAG
- a CDS encoding HAD hydrolase-like protein has protein sequence MPAAPRARPGAPPVEAVVLDVGGVLVVPHHEHLAPALVPYGATTEPAAYERAHYAGMHAVDVEGDARPRPGDWTAYQLAYASAVGVAEDHLAEAVGHLDRALDGQAHLVWSKVLDGAAPGLAALAATGLPLAVVSNSDGSVETLLAVAGLCQVGPGPGVAVAAIVDSEVVGVAKPDPRIFSFALDPLGVAPERALYVGDSALFDVGGARAAGLQPLHLDPYGLCRATDHPHARSLTEIAGRLGRSGEPAPSAPDAAVWRGPASGP, from the coding sequence GTGCCGGCCGCCCCTCGTGCTCGACCGGGCGCACCGCCGGTGGAGGCCGTGGTCCTCGACGTCGGCGGCGTGCTGGTGGTCCCCCACCACGAGCACCTCGCTCCGGCCCTGGTCCCGTACGGTGCCACCACCGAGCCGGCGGCCTACGAGCGGGCCCACTACGCGGGCATGCACGCGGTCGACGTCGAGGGCGACGCCCGACCCCGTCCCGGCGACTGGACGGCGTACCAGCTGGCCTACGCGTCGGCGGTGGGCGTGGCCGAGGATCACCTGGCCGAGGCCGTCGGCCACCTCGACCGGGCCCTCGACGGGCAGGCGCACCTGGTGTGGTCGAAGGTGCTCGACGGTGCCGCGCCCGGCCTGGCCGCGCTGGCCGCCACCGGCCTGCCGCTGGCCGTCGTGAGCAACAGCGACGGTTCGGTGGAGACCCTCCTCGCCGTCGCCGGGCTGTGCCAGGTCGGGCCCGGCCCCGGCGTGGCGGTCGCCGCCATCGTCGACTCCGAGGTCGTGGGCGTGGCCAAGCCCGACCCCCGGATCTTCTCGTTCGCCCTCGACCCCCTGGGCGTCGCGCCCGAGCGGGCCCTCTACGTGGGCGACTCGGCGCTGTTCGACGTGGGAGGGGCCCGCGCCGCCGGCTTGCAGCCGCTGCACCTCGATCCCTACGGCCTCTGCCGGGCGACCGACCACCCCCACGCCCGCTCGCTCACCGAGATCGCCGGCCGCCTCGGCCGCTCGGGCGAGCCCGCGCCGTCCGCGCCCGACGCCGCCGTCTGGCGTGGCCCTGCCTCCGGTCCGTAG
- a CDS encoding CoA ester lyase, which yields MRNPKDFFRPLAVGAPTPLREAPFTPSRMIHFFDPGNEKMVAKLPDLAPQVDVLLGNLEDAIASDRKEAARAGLVHVGRTLDLGDTQLWTRVNSLDSPWVLDDLITLVTEIGDALDVIMVPKVEGAEDIHYVDRLLAQLEARAGLAEPLQVHAILETARGVANVEEICAASPRMQGLSLGPADLAADRRMKTTRVGGGHPDYLVREDPGDDESAPRAVFQQDLWHYTLARMVDACRSNGIFPYYGPFGDIKDVVACEDQFRNAFLLGCVGAWSLHPVQIEIAKRVFSPPVAEVAWAKRVIDAMGDGTGAVMIDGKMQDDATVKQCRSVVELAELLAARDPELKEAYGL from the coding sequence ATGCGGAACCCCAAGGACTTCTTCCGGCCCCTCGCCGTGGGCGCCCCGACCCCATTGCGCGAGGCCCCCTTCACGCCGTCCCGGATGATCCACTTCTTCGACCCGGGCAACGAGAAGATGGTGGCCAAGCTCCCCGACCTGGCCCCGCAGGTCGACGTGCTGCTCGGCAACCTCGAGGATGCCATCGCGTCCGATCGCAAGGAGGCGGCCCGGGCCGGCCTGGTGCACGTGGGGCGCACCCTCGACCTCGGCGACACCCAGCTGTGGACCCGGGTGAACAGCCTCGACTCGCCCTGGGTGCTCGACGACCTGATCACCCTGGTCACCGAGATCGGCGACGCCCTCGACGTGATCATGGTCCCCAAGGTCGAGGGCGCGGAGGACATCCACTACGTGGATCGCCTGCTGGCCCAGCTCGAGGCCCGCGCCGGGCTCGCCGAGCCGCTCCAGGTGCACGCCATCCTCGAGACGGCGCGGGGCGTGGCCAACGTCGAGGAGATCTGCGCGGCCTCGCCGCGCATGCAGGGCCTGTCGCTGGGCCCGGCCGACCTGGCCGCCGACCGTCGGATGAAGACCACCCGGGTGGGCGGCGGGCACCCCGACTACCTCGTGCGCGAGGACCCGGGCGACGACGAGTCGGCCCCCCGCGCCGTCTTCCAGCAGGACCTGTGGCACTACACGCTGGCCCGCATGGTCGACGCCTGCCGGTCCAACGGGATCTTCCCGTACTACGGCCCCTTCGGCGACATCAAGGACGTCGTCGCCTGCGAGGACCAGTTCCGCAACGCGTTCCTGCTGGGGTGCGTCGGGGCGTGGAGCCTCCACCCGGTGCAGATCGAGATCGCCAAGCGGGTGTTCAGCCCCCCGGTGGCCGAGGTGGCGTGGGCCAAGCGGGTGATCGACGCCATGGGCGACGGCACCGGCGCGGTGATGATCGACGGGAAGATGCAGGACGACGCGACCGTGAAGCAGTGCCGGTCGGTGGTGGAGCTGGCCGAGCTGCTGGCGGCGCGCGACCCCGAGCTGAAGGAGGCCTACGGGCTGTGA
- a CDS encoding CoA ester lyase, with translation MPGANTRALEKAKGLAADALILDLEDAVAPDAKPEARANVVAAVTGGGYGRRELAIRVNALGTPWGADDVRAAAGAGPDAVLVPKVESADGVHEALRALDAAGAPAGTSLWVMLETPLAVLRAAEIAGASERLTVLVMGTNDLSKELRCAIQPGREPMLYALGACVAAARSAGKVILDGVYNAIDDPDGFAAECRQGVAFGFDGKTLIHPSQLEPCNAAWAPSEADVAQARRIIQAFEQARAEGRGVVTVDGRMIENLHVDNARRALAMAEAIAALEEG, from the coding sequence ATGCCGGGCGCCAACACCAGGGCCCTGGAGAAGGCCAAGGGGCTGGCGGCCGACGCCCTCATCCTCGACCTCGAGGACGCGGTGGCCCCCGATGCCAAGCCCGAGGCGCGCGCCAACGTGGTCGCCGCCGTCACGGGGGGCGGCTACGGCCGGCGTGAGCTGGCGATCCGCGTCAACGCCCTCGGCACGCCGTGGGGCGCCGACGACGTGCGGGCCGCGGCCGGAGCCGGGCCCGACGCGGTGCTGGTGCCCAAGGTGGAGAGCGCCGACGGCGTGCACGAGGCGCTGCGTGCCCTCGACGCCGCCGGCGCCCCTGCCGGCACCAGCCTGTGGGTGATGCTCGAGACGCCCCTGGCCGTCCTGCGGGCCGCCGAGATCGCCGGCGCCAGCGAGCGGCTGACGGTGCTGGTGATGGGCACGAACGACCTGAGCAAGGAGCTCCGCTGTGCCATCCAGCCGGGACGCGAGCCCATGCTCTACGCCCTCGGCGCCTGCGTGGCCGCGGCGCGCTCGGCCGGCAAGGTGATCCTCGACGGGGTCTACAACGCCATCGACGACCCGGACGGGTTCGCGGCCGAGTGCCGCCAGGGGGTGGCCTTCGGGTTCGACGGCAAGACCCTGATCCACCCCAGCCAGCTCGAGCCGTGCAACGCCGCGTGGGCGCCCAGCGAGGCCGACGTGGCCCAGGCCCGCCGGATCATCCAGGCCTTCGAGCAGGCCCGGGCCGAGGGCCGGGGCGTGGTCACGGTCGACGGCCGCATGATCGAGAACCTCCACGTCGACAACGCCCGGCGGGCCCTGGCCATGGCCGAGGCCATCGCCGCCCTCGAGGAGGGCTGA
- a CDS encoding FAD-dependent oxidoreductase produces MEQVDVVVVGAGAMGSAAAWWLARRGRSVALLERFEPGHGRGSSHGSTRLFRLAYDDPLYVRLAQEALPLWRELEDEAGRPLLDVTGSTDHGDPVAVAAVADALAACGAPFERLTPGEAAERWTGMRFDGEVVHQPEGGRCRAADTVAALRALAAGLGADVRSSVGAATVEPGVDGVVVRAGDDGDHPGESWRAPVAVVAVGSWAEPVLGPALKRLGPSLPDLVVTREQWQHARPLDPGAAWPSYIHHLAPEVYGLAGPEGVKLASHHAGSRTTGDGRSFAPDPAVLAWARSYAERWLPGCDPEPVHPATCLYTSTPGKDFVIDRVGPIVVGSPCSGHGFKFTPVIGRMLADLADGTADRAHDPRWALA; encoded by the coding sequence GTGGAGCAGGTCGACGTGGTGGTGGTGGGGGCCGGCGCGATGGGGTCGGCCGCGGCCTGGTGGCTGGCCCGCCGGGGCCGGTCGGTCGCGCTGCTCGAGCGCTTCGAGCCCGGCCACGGTCGGGGGTCGAGCCACGGGTCGACCCGCCTCTTCCGGCTCGCCTACGACGATCCGCTCTACGTGCGGCTGGCCCAGGAGGCCCTGCCGCTGTGGCGCGAGCTCGAGGACGAGGCCGGCCGGCCCCTGCTCGACGTCACCGGCTCCACCGACCACGGCGACCCGGTGGCGGTGGCCGCGGTGGCCGACGCCCTGGCCGCGTGCGGTGCGCCGTTCGAGCGCCTCACCCCCGGCGAGGCGGCCGAGCGCTGGACCGGGATGCGCTTCGACGGCGAGGTCGTGCACCAGCCCGAGGGCGGGCGTTGCCGCGCCGCCGACACCGTGGCCGCCCTCCGGGCCCTCGCCGCGGGCCTGGGGGCCGACGTGCGGAGCTCGGTCGGTGCGGCCACGGTCGAGCCCGGCGTCGACGGCGTCGTGGTGCGCGCCGGCGACGACGGCGACCACCCCGGCGAGTCGTGGCGGGCACCGGTGGCGGTGGTGGCCGTGGGCTCGTGGGCCGAGCCCGTCCTGGGGCCGGCGCTCAAGCGGCTCGGGCCGTCGCTGCCCGACCTGGTCGTCACCCGCGAGCAGTGGCAGCACGCCCGCCCCCTCGACCCCGGCGCGGCCTGGCCCAGCTACATCCACCACCTGGCGCCCGAGGTGTACGGCCTGGCCGGGCCCGAGGGCGTGAAGCTGGCCTCGCACCACGCCGGCAGCCGCACCACGGGCGACGGGCGCTCGTTCGCGCCCGACCCGGCCGTGCTGGCCTGGGCCCGGTCGTACGCCGAGCGCTGGCTGCCCGGTTGCGACCCCGAGCCCGTCCACCCGGCCACCTGCCTCTACACCAGCACGCCCGGCAAGGACTTCGTGATCGACCGGGTCGGCCCGATCGTGGTCGGTTCGCCGTGCTCGGGCCACGGCTTCAAGTTCACCCCGGTGATCGGGCGGATGCTGGCCGACCTGGCCGACGGGACCGCCGACCGGGCCCACGACCCCCGCTGGGCCCTCGCCTGA
- a CDS encoding Gfo/Idh/MocA family oxidoreductase, translating into MRYGIIGTGMMGIEHVASLRALDGARVVALADPHEPSLGAAVAALGEDAAGVHVYGDHRELLDSGGCDAVVIASPNMTHADVLVDVLATDVHVLVEKPLCTTVEDCRRVAAAAEGRRALVAVGLEYRFMPSTARFVAEVRGGTVGRLRMLAIREHRFPFLVKVGDWNRFNRNTGGTLVEKCCHFFDLMRLVAGSDPVRLLASGGQSVNHLDEVYGGEVPDILDNAYVIVDFADGVRALLDLCMFAEATHHSEELVAVGDRGKVEALLPQGTVRVGRRGEHWIGGVEHDRVADDRVRYEGFHHGACYLEHADLLEAIRAGRRPAVGLDDGLWSVAMGVAAHRSIDEGRVVTMDEVLG; encoded by the coding sequence GTGCGGTACGGGATCATCGGGACCGGGATGATGGGCATCGAGCACGTGGCCAGCCTGCGGGCCCTCGACGGAGCCAGGGTGGTGGCGCTGGCCGACCCGCACGAGCCCTCGCTGGGCGCCGCGGTGGCCGCGCTGGGCGAGGACGCCGCCGGCGTGCACGTCTACGGCGACCACCGCGAGCTGCTCGACTCGGGCGGCTGCGATGCCGTGGTGATCGCGTCGCCGAACATGACCCACGCCGACGTGCTGGTCGACGTGCTCGCCACCGACGTGCACGTGCTGGTGGAGAAGCCGCTGTGCACCACGGTCGAGGACTGCCGGCGGGTGGCCGCCGCGGCCGAGGGGCGCCGGGCCCTCGTCGCCGTGGGCCTCGAGTACCGGTTCATGCCCTCGACGGCGCGGTTCGTGGCCGAGGTGCGGGGCGGCACGGTCGGCCGGCTGCGCATGCTCGCCATCCGGGAGCACCGCTTCCCGTTCCTGGTGAAGGTCGGCGACTGGAACCGCTTCAACCGCAACACCGGGGGCACGCTGGTCGAGAAGTGCTGCCACTTCTTCGACCTCATGCGGCTGGTGGCCGGCAGCGACCCGGTGAGGCTGCTGGCCTCCGGCGGGCAGAGCGTCAACCACCTCGACGAGGTGTACGGCGGCGAGGTGCCCGACATCCTCGACAACGCCTACGTCATCGTCGACTTCGCCGACGGGGTGCGCGCCCTGCTCGACCTGTGCATGTTCGCCGAGGCCACCCATCACTCCGAGGAGCTGGTCGCGGTGGGCGACCGGGGCAAGGTCGAGGCCCTGCTGCCCCAGGGCACGGTGCGGGTCGGTCGTCGGGGCGAGCACTGGATCGGCGGCGTCGAGCACGATCGGGTGGCCGACGACCGGGTTCGCTACGAGGGGTTCCATCACGGCGCCTGCTACCTCGAGCACGCCGACCTGCTGGAGGCGATCCGCGCCGGCCGCCGCCCGGCGGTCGGTCTCGACGACGGGCTCTGGTCGGTGGCCATGGGCGTGGCCGCGCACCGTTCGATCGACGAGGGTCGGGTGGTCACCATGGACGAGGTGCTGGGGTGA
- a CDS encoding aldo/keto reductase encodes MLPVGPLGFGCWRLTTPSTAEARVLVEAALDAGLTLVDTADVYGLDWGGRGLGSVEERLGAVLVEAPSLRERMVLATKGGIVPGVPYDSSPAHLRAACEASLRRLGVEAVDLWMIHRPDPFTHPAAVAETLVALRDEGKILAAGVSNCTVAHLDALQAHLPFPLATNQVELSAAHLDPLVDGTLDRCLRDGTVPTAWSPLAGGRLATGAGPGDGAVRTELLAVLDRLARREGVDRTAVALAFVLSHPSRPVALVGTQRPDRIRAATAALRVRLTRADVYAVIEASTGEPLP; translated from the coding sequence CTGCTCCCCGTGGGGCCGCTCGGGTTCGGGTGCTGGCGCCTCACCACGCCCTCCACCGCCGAGGCGCGGGTGCTGGTCGAGGCGGCGCTCGACGCCGGGCTCACCCTCGTCGACACCGCCGACGTGTACGGGCTCGACTGGGGCGGCCGCGGCCTCGGCAGCGTCGAGGAGCGCCTCGGGGCGGTGCTGGTCGAGGCGCCGTCGCTGCGGGAGCGCATGGTGCTCGCGACCAAGGGTGGGATCGTGCCGGGCGTGCCGTACGACTCGAGCCCCGCCCACCTGCGAGCGGCGTGCGAGGCGTCGCTGCGGCGCCTCGGCGTGGAGGCCGTCGACCTCTGGATGATCCACCGGCCCGATCCCTTCACCCACCCGGCCGCGGTCGCCGAGACCCTGGTGGCGCTGCGCGACGAGGGCAAGATCCTCGCCGCCGGCGTGTCGAACTGCACCGTCGCCCACCTGGACGCCCTCCAGGCCCACCTGCCGTTCCCGCTGGCCACCAACCAGGTAGAGCTGTCTGCCGCGCACCTCGACCCGCTCGTCGACGGGACCCTCGACCGGTGCCTGCGCGACGGCACGGTGCCCACGGCCTGGAGCCCGCTCGCCGGCGGCCGGCTGGCCACCGGCGCCGGGCCCGGCGACGGCGCGGTCCGGACCGAGCTGCTGGCCGTACTCGACCGCCTGGCCCGGCGCGAGGGCGTCGACCGCACCGCGGTGGCGCTGGCGTTCGTGCTCTCCCACCCGTCCCGACCCGTGGCCCTGGTGGGCACCCAGCGGCCCGACCGGATCCGGGCGGCCACGGCCGCCCTCCGCGTCCGGTTGACCCGCGCCGACGTGTACGCCGTGATCGAGGCGTCGACCGGCGAGCCGCTGCCGTGA
- a CDS encoding LLM class flavin-dependent oxidoreductase, translating to MAWFAALCDDDHEFLGVADPYLRSSWEHCRNLALLAERHGFDSLLLPSGYAMGIDNVAFAAGIAPLTRRIGLLLAVRVGELVLPQLARQLATLDQLAEGRLAVNVISSDVPGEQLPADARYRRTLEVMAVLRDLLDGRPVDVRGEFVRLAVDPPRVAVDGRGCPPYYFGGLSHEARECAAAGADVYLTWPDTADRVAALIADVRARAARRGRSLRFGWRSHVIVRETEAEAQAAARRLLSRLDPDEGARIRARSLDSTSAGVRRQGELRAGADDEGYVERHLWTGVGRARSGAGAAIVGDPDQVLATLEGLRDLGVDAFILSGYPHAAECDLVARYVLPHLPHAPLAVTPQPVALA from the coding sequence GTGGCCTGGTTCGCGGCGCTGTGCGACGACGACCACGAGTTCCTGGGGGTCGCCGACCCGTACCTGCGCAGCTCGTGGGAGCACTGCCGGAACCTGGCGCTGCTCGCCGAGCGCCACGGGTTCGACAGCCTGCTGCTCCCGTCGGGCTACGCCATGGGCATCGACAACGTGGCGTTCGCGGCCGGCATCGCCCCGCTCACCCGGCGGATCGGCCTGCTGCTGGCGGTGCGCGTGGGCGAGCTGGTGTTGCCGCAGCTGGCCCGCCAGCTCGCCACCCTCGACCAGCTGGCCGAGGGGCGTCTGGCCGTGAACGTGATCTCCAGCGACGTGCCCGGCGAGCAGCTGCCGGCCGATGCCCGCTATCGGCGCACCCTCGAGGTGATGGCGGTGCTGCGCGACCTGCTCGACGGCCGGCCCGTCGACGTGCGCGGCGAGTTCGTGCGCCTCGCCGTCGACCCTCCCCGGGTGGCCGTGGACGGGCGGGGGTGCCCGCCGTACTACTTCGGTGGGCTCTCCCACGAGGCGCGCGAGTGCGCGGCGGCCGGGGCCGACGTGTACCTCACCTGGCCCGACACCGCCGACCGGGTCGCTGCCCTGATCGCCGACGTGCGGGCGCGGGCCGCCCGCAGGGGCCGCAGCCTGCGGTTCGGCTGGCGCTCCCACGTGATCGTGCGGGAGACCGAGGCCGAGGCCCAGGCGGCGGCGCGCCGGCTGCTCAGCCGCCTCGATCCCGACGAGGGTGCCCGCATCCGGGCCCGTTCCCTCGACAGCACCTCGGCCGGGGTGCGGCGGCAGGGTGAGCTGCGCGCCGGCGCGGACGACGAGGGCTACGTGGAGCGCCACCTCTGGACGGGGGTGGGCCGGGCCCGCAGCGGGGCCGGCGCGGCCATCGTGGGCGATCCCGACCAGGTGCTGGCCACCCTGGAGGGCCTCCGCGACCTCGGTGTCGACGCCTTCATCCTGTCGGGCTACCCGCACGCGGCCGAGTGCGATCTGGTCGCCCGCTACGTGCTCCCGCACCTGCCCCACGCGCCGCTGGCCGTCACGCCCCAGCCGGTCGCCCTCGCCTGA